One region of Tachysurus fulvidraco isolate hzauxx_2018 chromosome 9, HZAU_PFXX_2.0, whole genome shotgun sequence genomic DNA includes:
- the LOC125145425 gene encoding polyubiquitin-like, giving the protein MELIIKVLSGETKTVQVNPGDTIGALKQKVAQIFNARPSRLKLSVTNGCVVQLDNDQETVSSYGLSSGATVMLLISMTPVPLQVFVKNEKGQMKTYDITDDETVDQLMKKVHQNGGAPEDQQRLIYSGRQLESGRKLQDYGIVSGSTIHMTLRLRGG; this is encoded by the coding sequence ATGGAGCTCATCATCAAAGTCCTGAGTGGGGAAACAAAGACCGTGCAAGTGAATCCAGGTGACACGATTGGTGCACTCAAGCAAAAAGTTGCCCAAATCTTTAATGCAAGACCTTCACGGCTGAAGCTTTCTGTCACCAATGGGTGTGTCGTGCAGCTGGACAATGACCAGGAGACTGTGAGCAGTTATGGTCTGAGTTCAGGGGCCACGGTGATGCTGCTGATCTCCATGACTCCCGTGCCGCTTCAGGTGTTTGTGAAGAATGAGAAGGGACAGATGAAGACATATGACATCACTGACGATGAAACTGTTGATCAGTTGATGAAAAAGGTTCACCAAAATGGAGGAGCACCAGAGGACCAGCAGCGGCTGATCTACAGCGGTCGACAGCTCGAATCTGGCAGGAAGCTGCAGGATTACGGCATTGTTTCTGGAAGCACCATTCATATGACCCTCCGTTTGCGTGGAGGCTGA